One stretch of Streptomyces sp. R21 DNA includes these proteins:
- a CDS encoding NUDIX domain-containing protein, with protein MSATPHPPADFAPDSHCSSCGAPYGDGVSGWPRTCAACGTVAYRNPLPVAVALQPVYDSRGTSLVVITRTIAPARGGIALPGGFIDHREDWRHAVVRELKEETGIDAASREVRLADAMSSPAGHLLLFGALPERPAADLPPSTATDETEGWHLLRRPAELAFPLHTLAVRAWFEGRYI; from the coding sequence GTGTCCGCAACCCCGCACCCACCCGCCGACTTCGCGCCGGACTCCCACTGTTCGAGCTGCGGAGCGCCCTACGGAGATGGCGTCTCCGGCTGGCCCCGCACCTGTGCCGCCTGCGGCACGGTGGCCTACCGCAACCCTCTGCCCGTAGCCGTGGCCCTGCAGCCCGTGTACGACAGCAGGGGCACCTCTCTGGTGGTCATCACCCGGACCATCGCTCCCGCGCGCGGGGGCATCGCTCTGCCCGGAGGGTTCATCGACCATCGGGAGGACTGGCGGCACGCCGTGGTCCGGGAACTCAAGGAGGAGACCGGCATCGACGCGGCGAGCCGCGAGGTACGGCTCGCCGACGCGATGAGTTCCCCCGCCGGGCATCTGCTGCTCTTCGGCGCGCTCCCGGAGCGCCCGGCCGCCGACCTTCCGCCGTCCACCGCCACGGACGAGACGGAAGGCTGGCATCTGCTGCGCAGACCGGCCGAACTGGCCTTTCCACTGCACACCCTGGCGGTCCGCGCCTGGTTCGAGGGCCGTTACATCTGA
- a CDS encoding TIM-barrel domain-containing protein, which translates to MNGRDLVRSVKAVGSAGAAQGLRTVQAAWRRRRADATGLPQRGAERARVPGPVRGVEPGPGGGVVRFTRSELRIVVTVNGAVFWGWDGAGPEPSYALAGRCPEPDPRAVLEPDKDGGWRVVSERATVVVSRHGAIEVQTPGGVVLRRDLPPRWWEPVAGGAARWLQRSEVAADARFFGLGGRAAGPRLRDGTYRLWNTDPGHTFAPGDDPLYITMPVQMIVSDAAAHLVFHDTSWDGTVQLREGEEGAGSGHDRAGTSELRMDGGPLRCWVMVGTPARVLHAWVSLTGAPALPPAWALGHHHARWGFGSEEEVRRIVAGYQERGLPLDAVHLDIDHYDAHQVFTVDRVHFPKLPVLAEELRRDGIRLVSIVDPAVKAEPGNAVYDSGMVEDAFVRDAGGRLVRGAVWPGESVYPDFTHARVRQWWGRFYEERLAQGFSGFWHDMNEPTSFTAFGENTLPRSARHSLEGRGGDHREAHNVYALCMARAGYEGLSELTPQERPFLFSRSGWAGLQRYGGTWSGDVATGWPGLRASLSLVLGLGLCGVPYSGPDVGGFDGSPSPELYLRWFQLGAYLPLFRTHASLRAGRREPWEFGDDILEHARVALVERRRLLPYFMTLAHLARRTGAPYVRPLWWGAPEDRALRDCEDAFLLGDCLLVAPVLDPGADRRAVQLPRGRWYDTVTEKAYEGPAQVLVEAPLGRIPVLARAGAVVPVRGDDGGLELEVWAPARGRVGGGLVVPDGGDGWDEPELERYVARWQGQRVVVRRDGDDGPSVPSYPVRVRGLGTP; encoded by the coding sequence ATGAACGGTCGTGACCTGGTGCGCTCGGTGAAGGCGGTTGGTTCGGCGGGGGCGGCCCAGGGGCTGCGGACCGTGCAGGCGGCGTGGCGCCGGAGGCGTGCCGACGCCACCGGGCTGCCGCAGCGGGGGGCCGAGCGCGCCCGGGTGCCCGGGCCGGTGCGGGGTGTGGAGCCGGGGCCCGGCGGCGGTGTCGTCCGGTTCACGCGGTCCGAGCTGCGGATCGTCGTCACGGTCAACGGAGCCGTGTTCTGGGGCTGGGACGGGGCCGGTCCCGAGCCGTCGTACGCCCTCGCGGGCCGCTGCCCGGAGCCGGACCCGCGAGCGGTCCTGGAGCCGGACAAGGACGGCGGGTGGCGGGTCGTGTCCGAGCGGGCCACGGTCGTCGTCTCGCGGCACGGCGCGATCGAGGTGCAGACCCCCGGCGGTGTGGTCCTGCGCCGTGATCTGCCGCCTCGGTGGTGGGAGCCGGTCGCAGGCGGCGCGGCACGCTGGCTGCAGCGCTCCGAAGTGGCCGCCGACGCACGGTTCTTCGGTCTGGGCGGGCGCGCGGCGGGCCCCCGGTTGCGGGACGGAACGTATCGGCTGTGGAACACGGATCCCGGGCACACCTTCGCGCCCGGCGATGATCCGCTGTACATCACCATGCCCGTGCAGATGATCGTCTCCGACGCGGCCGCCCATCTGGTGTTCCACGACACCTCCTGGGACGGCACGGTCCAGCTGCGCGAGGGCGAGGAGGGCGCCGGTTCCGGGCACGACCGGGCCGGGACGAGCGAGCTGCGGATGGACGGCGGTCCGCTGCGCTGCTGGGTGATGGTGGGCACCCCCGCGCGCGTGCTGCACGCCTGGGTGTCGCTCACCGGGGCGCCCGCGCTGCCCCCGGCGTGGGCGCTGGGGCACCATCACGCGCGATGGGGCTTCGGCAGCGAGGAGGAGGTGCGGCGGATCGTCGCGGGCTATCAGGAGCGCGGGCTTCCGCTCGACGCTGTCCACCTGGACATCGACCACTACGACGCTCATCAGGTGTTCACGGTCGACCGGGTGCACTTTCCCAAGCTGCCGGTGCTCGCCGAGGAGCTGCGCCGCGACGGCATACGGCTGGTGTCGATCGTCGACCCGGCGGTCAAGGCCGAGCCGGGCAACGCCGTGTACGACAGCGGCATGGTCGAGGACGCGTTCGTGCGGGACGCCGGGGGTCGGCTCGTCCGGGGCGCCGTATGGCCCGGGGAGTCGGTGTACCCGGATTTCACGCACGCGCGCGTGCGGCAGTGGTGGGGCCGGTTCTACGAGGAGCGGCTCGCGCAGGGGTTCTCCGGGTTCTGGCACGACATGAACGAGCCCACGTCGTTCACGGCCTTCGGGGAGAACACGCTGCCGCGTTCGGCACGGCACTCCCTGGAGGGGAGGGGCGGGGACCATCGTGAGGCGCACAACGTGTACGCGCTGTGCATGGCCCGGGCCGGGTACGAGGGCCTGAGCGAACTGACCCCCCAGGAGCGGCCGTTCCTCTTCTCGCGCTCCGGATGGGCCGGCCTGCAGCGCTACGGCGGCACCTGGTCCGGGGACGTGGCCACGGGCTGGCCGGGGCTGCGGGCGTCACTGTCGCTGGTGCTGGGACTCGGGCTGTGCGGGGTGCCGTACTCGGGGCCCGACGTGGGCGGTTTCGACGGGAGTCCGTCACCGGAGCTGTACCTGCGGTGGTTCCAGCTCGGCGCGTACCTTCCGCTCTTCCGTACGCACGCGAGCCTGCGGGCCGGGCGCAGGGAGCCCTGGGAGTTCGGCGACGACATCCTGGAGCACGCGCGCGTGGCGCTGGTCGAACGGCGCCGTCTGCTGCCGTACTTCATGACGCTGGCGCATCTGGCCCGCCGTACCGGGGCGCCGTATGTGCGCCCCTTGTGGTGGGGTGCTCCCGAGGACCGGGCGCTGCGTGACTGCGAGGACGCCTTCCTGCTCGGCGACTGCCTGTTGGTGGCGCCGGTGCTCGACCCGGGGGCGGACCGGCGTGCGGTGCAGCTGCCGCGCGGGCGCTGGTACGACACGGTGACCGAGAAGGCGTACGAAGGGCCGGCTCAGGTGCTCGTGGAGGCGCCCTTGGGGCGGATTCCGGTGCTGGCCCGTGCGGGCGCCGTCGTGCCTGTGCGGGGTGACGACGGCGGCCTGGAGCTGGAGGTGTGGGCTCCCGCGCGCGGGCGCGTCGGGGGCGGGCTCGTCGTGCCCGACGGAGGAGACGGCTGGGACGAGCCCGAGCTCGAACGCTATGTGGCGCGTTGGCAGGGGCAGCGGGTGGTCGTGCGACGGGACGGGGACGACGGCCCGAGCGTGCCGTCGTATCCGGTGCGGGTGCGAGGCCTCGGAACACCGTGA
- a CDS encoding acetoacetate--CoA ligase gives MSTPNPLPLWQPDGDRIAQAQITKFQAWAAEHHGAPSDGGYAALHRWSVDELETFWKAVAEWFDVRFSTPYARVLGDRSMPGAEWFPGATLNYAEHALRAAATRADAPALLHVDETHEPTPVSWSELRRQVGSLAAELRALGVRPGDRVSGYLPNIPQAVVALLATAAVGGVWTSCAPDFGARSVLDRFQQVEPVVLFTVDGYRYGGKEHDRRDTVAELRRELPTLRAVVHIPLLGTEAPEGALEWSALTAADVEPVFEEVPFDHPLWVLYSSGTTGLPKAIVQSQGGILVEHLKQLGLHCDLGPEDRFFWYTSTGWMMWNFLVSGLLTGTTIVLYDGSPGFPDTAAQWRIAERTGATLYGTSAAYVMACRKADVHPARDFDLTRVQCVATTGSPLPPDGFRWLHDEFAESGADLWIASVSGGTDVCSCFAGAVPTLPVHIGELQAPGLGTDLQSWDPSGTPLTDEVGELVVTNPMPSMPIRFWNDPDGSRYHDSYFDTYPGVWRHGDWITVTSRGSVVIHGRSDSTLNRQGVRMGSADIYEAVERLPEIKESLVIGIEQPDGGYWMPLFVHLAPGAVLDEALLNRIKQTIREQLSPRHVPDEVIEVPGVPHTLTGKRIEVPVKRLLQGSPLEKAVNLGSVDNVELLRFYEELARKRA, from the coding sequence ATGTCCACCCCGAACCCCTTGCCGCTCTGGCAGCCCGACGGGGACCGTATCGCCCAGGCGCAGATCACGAAGTTCCAGGCCTGGGCGGCCGAGCACCACGGAGCCCCGTCCGACGGCGGCTACGCGGCGCTGCACCGCTGGTCGGTCGACGAACTGGAGACGTTCTGGAAGGCCGTCGCCGAATGGTTCGACGTACGGTTTTCGACCCCCTACGCGCGCGTACTCGGCGACCGCTCCATGCCGGGCGCCGAGTGGTTCCCCGGGGCGACCCTCAACTACGCCGAGCACGCCCTGCGCGCGGCGGCGACCCGCGCGGACGCGCCCGCCCTCCTCCACGTCGACGAGACCCACGAACCGACCCCGGTGAGCTGGTCCGAACTGCGCCGCCAGGTCGGCTCTCTCGCCGCAGAGCTGCGGGCCCTCGGCGTACGCCCCGGAGACCGTGTCAGCGGCTACCTGCCGAACATCCCGCAGGCCGTCGTCGCCCTCCTGGCCACCGCCGCGGTGGGGGGCGTCTGGACGTCCTGCGCCCCCGACTTCGGCGCCCGAAGCGTCCTGGACCGCTTCCAGCAGGTCGAGCCCGTCGTGCTGTTCACGGTCGACGGATACCGCTACGGCGGCAAGGAGCACGACCGCCGCGACACCGTCGCCGAACTGCGCCGCGAACTGCCGACCCTGCGCGCCGTCGTCCACATCCCGCTGCTCGGCACCGAGGCCCCTGAAGGCGCCCTGGAATGGTCCGCCCTCACCGCGGCCGACGTGGAGCCCGTCTTCGAAGAAGTCCCCTTCGACCACCCCCTGTGGGTGCTCTACTCCTCCGGCACGACCGGCCTGCCCAAGGCCATCGTCCAGTCGCAGGGCGGCATCCTCGTCGAACACCTCAAACAGCTCGGCCTGCACTGCGACCTGGGCCCGGAGGACCGCTTCTTCTGGTACACGTCCACGGGCTGGATGATGTGGAACTTCCTCGTCTCCGGTCTGCTGACGGGCACCACGATCGTCCTGTACGACGGCAGCCCGGGATTCCCGGACACGGCCGCCCAGTGGCGCATCGCCGAACGCACCGGCGCGACGCTCTACGGCACCTCCGCCGCGTACGTCATGGCGTGCCGCAAGGCGGACGTCCACCCGGCCCGCGACTTCGACCTCACCCGGGTGCAGTGTGTCGCCACCACCGGCTCGCCGCTGCCGCCGGACGGCTTCCGCTGGCTGCACGACGAGTTCGCCGAGAGCGGGGCCGACCTGTGGATCGCCTCCGTCAGCGGCGGCACCGACGTGTGCTCCTGCTTCGCAGGAGCCGTGCCCACGCTCCCGGTGCACATCGGCGAACTCCAGGCGCCCGGGCTCGGCACCGACCTGCAGTCCTGGGACCCCAGCGGCACACCGCTCACCGACGAAGTCGGTGAGCTCGTGGTCACCAACCCGATGCCGTCCATGCCCATCCGCTTCTGGAACGACCCCGACGGCAGCCGCTACCACGACAGCTACTTCGACACCTACCCGGGCGTGTGGCGCCACGGCGACTGGATCACCGTCACCTCCCGAGGTTCCGTCGTCATCCACGGCCGCTCCGACTCCACGCTCAACCGCCAGGGCGTGCGCATGGGATCAGCCGACATCTACGAAGCCGTGGAGCGCCTTCCGGAGATCAAGGAGTCGCTCGTCATCGGCATCGAACAGCCCGACGGTGGCTACTGGATGCCCCTGTTCGTGCACCTCGCCCCTGGGGCCGTCCTGGACGAAGCCCTCCTGAACCGCATCAAGCAGACCATCCGCGAACAGCTCTCGCCGCGCCACGTCCCCGACGAGGTGATCGAGGTGCCCGGCGTCCCGCACACCCTCACCGGCAAGCGCATCGAGGTCCCCGTCAAGCGCCTTCTCCAGGGCTCGCCCCTGGAGAAGGCGGTCAACCTCGGCTCCGTGGACAACGTCGAACTGCTGCGCTTCTACGAAGAGCTGGCCCGCAAGCGCGCCTGA
- a CDS encoding aminotransferase class I/II-fold pyridoxal phosphate-dependent enzyme, with protein MATQYVITGATAKGIASSVERGVSEGALGPGAALPPVRRLADELGVSPGTVATAYQELRRRGIVVTRGRGGTVVAAAPAVASRRPPKVPAGLRDLAGGHPDPEWLPRLVPPSQLSPGARSHRGTPRLARLEEAVRDWLGPDGVPTEHVTFAHGALDLIGRLLSVELRPGDAVAMEDPGYHHLLDLVTALGLRTVPVAVDDQGVRPEALHDALGAGVRAVVCSPRAQNPYGGCFSAQRRDALVEVLEQEPDVLVVENDHASAVADAPLHSLAAGGLARWVHVRTVSKFLGTDLRWAAAACDPTTLARHDGRLLLTSGWVSHLLQETVYGLLADAGTRALVARAEEAYAARRSALVRELGARGVGAHAVSGMNVWVPVRDESDVVNGLRSYGWWVAAGSRFRLASAPGVRITVAELEPVDAARLASDFAAVLGESEATYGG; from the coding sequence GTGGCAACACAATATGTGATCACGGGTGCGACGGCCAAGGGAATTGCCTCGTCGGTCGAACGAGGAGTGTCCGAGGGCGCGTTGGGACCGGGGGCCGCGCTGCCGCCGGTGCGTCGGCTCGCCGACGAGCTCGGGGTGAGCCCGGGGACAGTCGCGACGGCCTACCAGGAGCTGCGACGGCGCGGAATCGTGGTGACGCGCGGGCGCGGGGGGACGGTCGTGGCCGCGGCCCCGGCGGTCGCGTCGCGTCGGCCTCCCAAGGTCCCCGCCGGGCTGCGCGACCTGGCGGGCGGACACCCGGACCCCGAGTGGCTCCCCCGGCTCGTACCGCCCTCCCAGCTCTCCCCCGGCGCGCGATCGCATCGCGGCACGCCCCGCCTTGCGCGGCTGGAGGAAGCCGTGCGCGACTGGCTGGGGCCGGACGGTGTGCCCACGGAGCATGTGACCTTCGCACACGGGGCCCTGGATCTGATCGGGCGGCTGCTGTCGGTGGAGCTGCGTCCGGGGGACGCCGTCGCCATGGAGGACCCCGGGTATCACCACCTGCTGGATCTCGTGACGGCGTTGGGGCTGCGTACGGTCCCGGTCGCCGTGGACGACCAGGGAGTGCGCCCCGAGGCGTTGCACGATGCGCTGGGCGCGGGCGTACGGGCGGTGGTGTGCAGTCCGCGTGCGCAGAATCCGTACGGCGGGTGCTTCTCTGCCCAGCGCCGGGACGCACTGGTGGAAGTCCTTGAGCAGGAGCCCGATGTGCTGGTCGTGGAGAACGACCATGCGTCGGCTGTCGCGGACGCGCCTCTCCACTCGCTGGCCGCGGGCGGTCTGGCGCGGTGGGTGCACGTACGGACCGTCAGCAAGTTCCTCGGCACCGACCTGCGGTGGGCCGCGGCGGCGTGCGATCCGACGACCCTTGCCCGCCATGACGGCCGACTGCTGCTGACCTCGGGGTGGGTCAGTCATCTGTTGCAGGAGACGGTGTACGGCCTGTTGGCGGACGCGGGCACGCGCGCGTTGGTCGCGCGGGCCGAGGAGGCGTACGCGGCACGGCGGAGTGCGCTGGTCCGGGAGCTCGGTGCGCGGGGTGTCGGGGCGCACGCGGTGAGCGGGATGAACGTGTGGGTGCCCGTGCGGGATGAGTCCGATGTCGTGAACGGGCTGCGGTCCTACGGGTGGTGGGTCGCCGCCGGGTCGCGGTTCCGGCTCGCCTCCGCGCCCGGTGTGCGGATCACGGTCGCCGAGCTGGAGCCCGTCGACGCGGCACGGCTGGCCTCGGACTTCGCTGCCGTGCTCGGCGAGTCCGAGGCCACCTACGGGGGTTGA
- a CDS encoding MFS transporter, giving the protein MLWIALVDRIGSGLWASVSVLYFTYVTGLTVAQVGTLAAVSGAIGIAGAPLGGRIADRLPLTHVLIALQILRALASVALLTTDNYALLLAISAVGSLGDRAANVLTKLYAARVSGPDRVRYQAVNRTVANAGWALGGLAAAAALALGTRAAYQWLLIGDALSFATVALLTTRCGEPPSPSRTVASSKDPAPTLTTTSPWRDRTYLAYVATETVLFLDDAVFKVGLPLWIAHSTNAPHGLAPLLMVLNNVMVVALQVPLARFGATTAAARALLLPLSAAFALGGATMALSATGGTLTATLFLTASAVAFTAAEMLHATVSWELSLALAPDTAQGAYLGAHGLAQSAQRSIGPLAVTAAIATGPAGWTVFGAFIALTCIVQHRLVRDPLVRPPLSVAPITVSEH; this is encoded by the coding sequence ATGCTCTGGATCGCCCTGGTCGACCGGATCGGCAGTGGTCTGTGGGCCTCCGTCTCCGTCCTCTACTTCACCTACGTCACCGGTCTCACCGTCGCCCAGGTCGGCACCCTCGCGGCCGTGTCCGGGGCCATCGGCATCGCCGGCGCTCCACTCGGCGGCCGCATCGCCGACCGGCTGCCCCTCACCCACGTCCTGATCGCCCTCCAGATCCTGCGGGCCCTTGCGTCCGTCGCCCTGCTCACTACCGACAACTACGCCCTGCTGCTGGCCATCTCGGCCGTCGGCAGCCTCGGAGACCGCGCGGCCAACGTCCTCACCAAGCTGTACGCCGCCCGTGTCTCGGGACCGGACCGCGTGCGCTACCAGGCCGTCAACCGGACCGTCGCCAACGCGGGCTGGGCCCTGGGCGGCCTCGCCGCAGCAGCGGCCCTCGCCCTCGGTACCAGAGCCGCGTACCAATGGCTCCTCATCGGCGACGCACTCTCCTTCGCCACCGTCGCCCTCCTCACCACACGCTGCGGTGAACCGCCGTCACCCTCCCGCACGGTCGCCTCGTCCAAGGACCCGGCCCCGACCCTCACGACGACCAGCCCGTGGCGCGACCGCACCTACCTCGCCTACGTCGCCACCGAGACCGTCCTCTTCCTCGACGACGCTGTCTTCAAGGTCGGCCTCCCACTGTGGATCGCACACTCCACAAACGCACCGCACGGCCTCGCCCCGCTGCTCATGGTTCTCAACAACGTGATGGTGGTGGCCCTCCAGGTCCCGCTGGCCAGGTTCGGCGCCACCACGGCCGCGGCACGCGCCCTCCTGCTCCCGCTCTCCGCCGCCTTCGCCCTGGGCGGCGCCACCATGGCCCTCTCCGCCACCGGCGGGACCCTCACCGCGACCCTCTTCCTCACCGCCTCGGCCGTCGCCTTCACCGCCGCCGAGATGCTCCACGCCACCGTTTCCTGGGAGCTCTCTCTCGCCCTGGCCCCCGACACGGCCCAGGGCGCCTACCTGGGTGCCCACGGCCTGGCACAGTCCGCCCAACGCAGCATCGGACCACTGGCGGTCACCGCGGCCATCGCGACCGGCCCCGCCGGCTGGACCGTCTTCGGTGCCTTCATCGCTCTGACCTGCATTGTTCAACACCGACTGGTGCGCGATCCGCTGGTCCGACCGCCGTTGTCAGTGGCGCCGATTACTGTGAGTGAGCATTGA